The Capsicum annuum cultivar UCD-10X-F1 chromosome 1, UCD10Xv1.1, whole genome shotgun sequence sequence TTACTTGGAATACATGATGTGTTAACAGTCTTTTCAGTTTAAGCTTAGTAATGTGAGACAAAGCTCATTTATGGTGTACTAActtaattaaatatgaaaaattaaataaaattctaCCCAGTATCTACGTTAGCTTTTGCTCCGAATATACGGTTAAAACCAAATGATCCTTCTAGAATAGTGGGATTCTAACAACCTCAAAGTTTCTCCGCTCAACTTTGCCAAAAATTCTGACCATTTTAATTTTCTCATaagttttttctatatattccaaTTCCTATAGGTCTAATACTGTGTTTTCTCCAACTTGGAGGTCTTCTTCATCCCTAAATCCAAGAGGCTTAGGAAATTGGTGAATTTGATATGGATGAAAAGGTTATGCATGTTGTTCAATACGGCTCTTATGGCGGTGGAGCCGCCGGCTTGTAGCATGTGGAAGTTCCTGTGCCTACTCCAAAGAAGGATGAGGTCTTGCTAAAACTGGAGGCTACAAGCATAAATCCTATTGATTGGAAAATTCAAAAGGGCATGCTTCGTCCACTTCTTCGTCCAAAGTTTCCTTTTATTCCTACCACAACGTGGGAGGAGAGGTTGTAGAGGTAGGATCTAATGTAAAAAGTTTTAAGCGTGGTGACAAGGTTGTGGCTACGCTCAATACACAGAACGGAGGTGGATTGTCCGAATATGTGGTGGCTAAGGAGAGTTTGACTGTTACAGGACCCGTTGAAGTATCTGCTGCAAAAGGTGCAGGTCATCTTATTGCAGATCTTACAGCTCTTCAAgcccttgtaaatgttgttggggtCAAGCTTGATGGAACTGGACCTCGGAACAACATTTTAGTTACGGCTGCCTCTGGTGGTGTCGGTCATTATGTTGTTCAATTGGCAAAACTTGGTAATACCCATGTTACCGCTACCTGTGGAGCCCGCAACTTTGATTTTGTGAAGAGCTCTTAAGACCCCGGAGGGAGCAGCTCTTAAGAGTCCATACATCAGGCCAAAAATATAATGCGGTGATTCATTGCACATCAGGCATCCCTTGGTCTCATCGATCTAACTCCTGGAGCTAAGGCCATGTGGAACCTGGAATTCCTTGTTAAGCTTGTAAAGGAAGGAAAACTTAAAACAGCTATCGACTCTAACATCCTCTCAGAAAGGCTGAGGATGCTTGGAGCAGGAGCATTGATGGACATACAACAGGAAAGATCATTGTGGAGCCATAGATATaccatatatatgtgtatggaaTAAAAGGTTTGTGAGGCATGTATGTTGTGACCAGTTAAACATATTCGGCGGTAACAATTTTCGTTTGCCTTGTATGCATGCATAATTTGTCAACAAAAAAAAGAACTTGTTTAAATAtatattcatttaaaatatttgataattctTGGTAAGGGTATGTTTGGGAGAATGtcaatttttcatgtttggttggatTGATATGtttttcaatatatttcttttaatagaaaaataagttCTTTAAAAGTTTGAAAAACGACTCCTATAGTGAAAGTAGGGAACAGATTCAAATAATGGCATCCCAAGCTTAATATTGTCTCCTCCCAAACCCAACCCCCTGCCACCCCTTTGCTACTCCACTCCTTGACCACACCCCACCACCCCAACTTCCCACTCTCGAGTACCCCTCCATCATAACATTTTCCTAGCTAtactacatataaatatttttaggatcggataatttcttttcattatcaaatatcaataattTCTTTTCATTACCAAATATCAAAAACTAAGAAAGTTACTTCATTCTGCAAGAAAATCTTTTCGTTCATACCAAACACGCCCTAAATAAGTTTTCATTCTCGTTCTTTCTTTTATTAATGAACTCTGCAAATTGAACTTTTTGCAAGTGTTGGTTCCCACCTAAGAACTAGATCAGAAATATTTTCAGGAAAAAACAAAGCGGAAAAGGAATTAGAATAGCATAGTTACACATACAACTTGAATTTGTTATAATAGATCATTTCATACTTGAAAAGATCTACATGTATATCTTACATATACTCACAACTGCAAACACATGCATAGGAGAACAATAACATTTTCTTTATTCTTAACACAACATTACGTATTTTGACACACTAGCTAGAACTAGCCAATATTGCAATGATGCTATATAGTTATAACATATATAAACTCACACATAGAGACACGTAGATATATGTGTGCGTGTGTGCAATAAACCCACACACACAACACACGCACAGGCACACACTGGTAATGCTGAGAGCCAACAGATACAGAGATCTTGTATTACTTGAGATGATGAGCCTCTATGTCTTTGAGTACATTAAGAAGCAAACCAAAGGGAACAAGAGGCTCTGGGGTGTCTTCAGTCTTTTTTTCATACACAAAAGTACATGTAGTCCACTCGCCTTCACATGATGTGATAATACTAAGGGAATTGTACAACTCTAGCACGTCTCCTCCAATTACTTTCCAAGTAATCGATTTCTTCTCAACATCAATTGCCTCAATCACTTCCTTGATAGTTTTATCTTTTTCAGATCcgtctataaattaaaataaaataaaataatatatgagtTATTTCCTCGTAAAATGATATAAGTATTCACAAAATAATatcttcatattatttattttgtctattcttattttacatttttatatgATCTGCAATGTTATCTGAAGCTCCTAATGATAGGGTcgtctaattttttttcttgcaaatTATCGTTAAACTAAAAGATCTCAAAAGAAGTACATATGATCATTTAGAAATATGTGAATTTGAATTAGTAGGGAAAACCATATATAAATAGGTGAGTATATTGTTGGTAATCGTTTCGGTCCAAgataaatgaatttttatttcaataCACATCTATTAAGGAAAAGAAATTGGACACAAATTGtactttacttttcatttttacccttttaaATATTATCATATTACTCTTAAAATTTCAGCCACATAAAAATAACGTTAATTCAATTTcttgaaacacataacctaaaaAGTGTAAATAAAGAGTAAAATTCGAAGAAATATTCAACATGTCTCTTGAAATATGAAGAATTACTTATTTTAGACattaaaaatagttcaaaatttcacttattttgaacTAGGAGTAAGACTAAAGAAATTTTTTATGTGCTGTATGGTAGAGTAAAGATATAATAAGGACAAACAATAATGCTAACAAATCAtaaaggggtcgtttggtagagtatatAAGATAGTAATGAataaggtgtattagtaatgttggaATTATTAGTTTTGGGATTAGTAatgctgaaattattttttatgcagtgtttgatttgatgtattgaaaacaatatatattgttatattttcaaaataatattatttgtttataaaaataccctcGAAATACTCTAGCTTTGTAATTGGTGTTGaccaacctatttgtgaaaattgtccaccacttgagtatgtgtgtgatgtgattaatcaaactcaagtgagtgaagtatttgaaaaagttggtcaacaaaaggggagtgaacccgagagctattcttgggacaatcttatgcttgaaaccgctttgaaacttgatattgatctcttagagagtgaggaacttgcttgttccaaatctgcccgtGGGTTGGATCATGCACTCTTTAGATATAGTGTcttgtttgaaaatgatataaacgctcctaatgagcctagtggtgaaaaatatggtatagcttaccttggaggctatagcctatatgttaacccactatggtgtgacaacattcctcctaaagttgaaaatctcttcttggaagatgaaagtactcttaaaggtaaggaatgtgtagtcttggaagttaCTCCTTCTACTTTATGTGACTTttttgttgagagtactcatggtgatgattgggaaactagtagtgagtacacacatgagggcaccttagtagaagtcgaatTGAGTGATACTTTTCTCAACTCTCTATTTTATTTCGATGATATGTATATTATTATaaagagtatgtcatttagtttgggtggagaccacgggaaaggggagtgttgtccAGAACCGTATCTATGGCCgctctttccatttgaccccggtgccaaatatggaaatggtgatgttggtgtacccaacttgttgcttggtctacatgacaagcaaattgtcactcttggtgaatcccataaccaaatcctttgtacatctttcattgagtttttaatatttcattcaaaggatccttggttatattgcaaatatgtgcaaccttggcatgttgagatgatttgttgtgctaatcctaaccctcatgacatgaggagtttgtatttgtttgtcctctcttcagttttgcaaggtttggattcgaggtcgaatccttttcaagaagcgGAGAATGATACGCGACAAAtgaccatcttatcttttgatgacatctttagagatcaacacatagaggctcaagacttgatCACTtcgaggatacgagaacatgcatggaggaccctttttgagcatgtcattaaacaaacccgtgtgtggaagattgcgtgggggtttacatttgatgccaattcaAGACTACAAGTTTTAAAGCATGACCCCATGATTTTGGggcattgaagaagcacccttcattaagggtattttggggattgcacatgttaaagaaacaacccatggcctcccctttcattaagggtattttggtccattatactatgtaataagctaggatatacatagtctcttattaggtcttttctccttagttgtttaatgatgaaaatatgagatattgaaaatcctctctattgagagtagaccaccttattgtagttcttagttagggcttggactaGCCATTGTAGCTTAGAGCTTGAAAaagtcaatattgttctttgcttggaaatggtggattttgaggtgagttgattcccttggcggtcaccgtaagaacttggtacttgttaacttattttgtagagattttagagtttgatacactctttagttgctacctaatgagttctctttgtgtcaagttacctatccttttattgttttaagtttgtgtttgcttcTTGTATGATATTATTGTCTTGTTGTTGCAGATTTAGGCGTGTTGTTGTGATTGTTTGcggactattttggtgttgtagataccgtttggtatcaggTTGGGTTAAGAGTCACTAATTTGTGAGATTTTTTTATGGGGTGAAGAAATTAATGGTGATGGCATTTTTCGACAAAAATTCGTTGAAAAATATGAGCTTCTTTACGGTCTTCGTACCTAAATTGATAATTGGTTTAATTGTTGGGATGTTTGGTTGTTGATGCAAGTTTTGATttgaatcaataaaaaaattggtTCTTTGATTTGGATGCAAGCtttgatttgaattttgtatgttttttccATAACATACGAATTCAATTAATTGTTAAAAATGGGACATCAAATTGCACATGAGTTTTCAAGATTTCGAACTTACAGATGGTTACTGGGGTGGGGTACGGGCTGCCAGGAGCGGTGGTGGGGGTAGAAGAAGAAAGGAGGATGGTGGggcttgaagaagaaagagataGGAGTAGGGTGGCGGGAGGGgagagattttttttaatattgtatgaTAAATAAATTAGCGGGtcacttttttcaaaataaattttgatgtggCGCTGATGTAGTGCTGATGTGGCACAAGTGTAATACACTTTCCGTGGTGAGAGTGGCGGTGTATTTTTAAGGTGGTATATAATCACTTCAAAAAGAGTTtgggggtaaataattatccataaagtttaagtgttaaaataaatttttgggacAAGTTCACGgagttttgatgtattatctcaattagataaattaaaaaaaaataacttacattaaataaattgaaaaagatttagaaaaaaattgaaggactTTGAGGGCATTTCTATCTTTACACATAGTTATCAATGAGTTACGATTCATGGATTAATAATACCATCAAATGggatgtattagttatacaccatATAATATCATATAgatgtataactaatgcatgtattagttatacattgctTCAAATTTAATTACTATACCAaacaatatattaaataatacCACACTTTAATACATAGATTAGAAAATAATACACCCTATGTCGCTAAGTGTTGGTTAGATTaagtaatataaaattaaaagcaTAAATAGCTGCAAGAAAATAACTTTCGTTCACAAAGGAAAGAAGTCTATCCCCTTTTTGGTGCAAAATACTATCAAAAATgtattttatgataatttagcAAACACCATCAAATGATTTTCTTTTGGAAATCATTTTCATGGTATATGACTTCCACCATATaacaaatatatagaaaataatacaGGTAAAtcatatagagagagagagagggagaaagcCAAGGCATGTTACCGTCGTTATACTTCCAGTTAACTATCGAACCAATCTTTAAGCTTTCACCTTCGTGATCCATCTCAAAATGGCTCAGCTTACTAGGGCTTATGTTGAGTATATGTCGAGGATTGGTGTGGAAAATATCATGAATCAAGTGTCCTCCACACTTAACCTCTATTGAACCAATCAACTTGCCTTTCACAcccatattttcttcttctatatagCAAAAGATTTTGAAAAGGAGGTGGTGATAAATTGGTTAAAAGTTCTAAGCTTTATATAGACAAATATTTCAATGTGTGAAAGATATTTCTTTCTATTCCTTTCATACTACTTGCCaatataaatatttcattttatttgttcaattttaaaattgagataattttattatatttttttcaactattcttaatatcaaataattatataaaaataaaatatatttaaaattttaaatattattaataatagtaattattAAAATATCCCTTAAATCaaaaatttctaaagaattatgtCAAGTGATACAAAATGAAcgattatataaatatttaaaatgtggTCCCGACATATGATAACAGAGAAGTTGTTGAGAATTAAATGTTCAGGAGTACGTGCATTCAATTGTCtcagtttttaaatatttatcacaGTTTTAATTAGCACgcctttgtaaaaaaatattaactgtACCTTTCATTTATAAATACTTGTCCTTGACTTGTCgtatatctttaaaaataattaaaaaaatagataattttactatatcactctttaggttttttaatgatgtattatatttaatattaagataaaatagataaaattggataaattatttattaattttataaattgaatacTGGACatcacaaaatagaaaaatagataagTAAAGATAAACGGAAGAAATAGAAgataatttgattaaattattcttattaattacttattttttatttaatacttTTCGTGCACTATTAATTATCTCTCTATATTTACTATTATTGTAAAGATGGAAACAAACAATTAATTATATCATGATGATCTAAAATGGCAAGTAATCCCTCtgttttttaatatttgtaacatttttttattttgcaccCTCTTAAGAAGAATATTAATTAAAGGataatttgactaaattatttctatttattacttatctcaatttaattattttctcttttgCTCCATATTAatactttttcatatttatgattcagaaaaaaatagaaacaaacaacTGATGCCTTGATTTTCTATAATGATAAATATTactataaaatttctattttagttgAGATGCAGATATTTAGAAACAAAGAAAGTATTAAATAATCACGCTTTTTTTCAAACAATTGCCATAACTCATAATGACCGAGATGCAATTAAGGATGAACCAAAAAGTTAAAGTCAAATAAAGTACACTCGAAAACTAGGGCAATATTTTTACACACCTCTTCTTTTTACACGTCCAACAACCTTCTTCCTAAtttaagggtaaaataaaaaatttattgtctttttattttatatatcaaCAATAATacgtaaaataaaaaatagacataaGTTATAAGTAATTTTAAGCAAATAATatagtataaaatatttatttttaataatcacACAAGTATTTACAAATGGATAAAGTAATTAGCTGTGAAAGGCTTGTACAAAACATTATCCACCACATATCAATGTCAAAAGTACACACACACAAGAAAGATAAAATCTATATGACACGTTTTTGTTGTGGTTGGAAAATCTATATGcccattaaaaaaaaataattgacatAATAACTTTACCATATTACTCCTATTTTTTTATACTAGATGGACAAAGCTCATGCTCAGAACGGgctcaatattttattttatgctcatCATCTCAAGCATTTAGCTATTTAAAAAAAACTGTAAAAGTTTTCAACCAGTTTTCGAGTGTTAGTGAAAGCTAGTATCCTTCAAGTATAGGTCTTTGATCAGTTTTCTTTTGCTTTCCATTCCTTTCTCAGACACAAGAGAGTGGGAGAGCGAGAAATTAAAGAGCTTCTTATCACTCCTCTAGTTACACAGATCCGTAGGTGTTTCATTTTGTGAAATGAAATCATCTTTTATAGAGAAATACTCTGCCTTCATTTCAAAAACCAggaagaaaaatcaaattagctatttatattattta is a genomic window containing:
- the LOC107850294 gene encoding kirola, with the translated sequence MGVKGKLIGSIEVKCGGHLIHDIFHTNPRHILNISPSKLSHFEMDHEGESLKIGSIVNWKYNDDGSEKDKTIKEVIEAIDVEKKSITWKVIGGDVLELYNSLSIITSCEGEWTTCTFVYEKKTEDTPEPLVPFGLLLNVLKDIEAHHLK